The DNA window CCGATGCGATCGCGGCGAAGAAGGACGCGCTCGAACAGGCGGAACTCGAAGCCCAGCTCGCGAGCGAGACGGTCGACCTCACCCTGCCCGCGCCCGAGTCTCCGCGCGGCAGCATCCATCCGGTCAGCCAGGTGATGGACGAACTCGCGGAGATCTTCGCCGATCTCGGTTTCGCGGTCGCGACCGGGCCGGAAATCGAGGACGACTGGCACAATTTCACCGCGCTCAACATGGATGAAAGCCACCCTGCGCGGGCGATGCACGACACGTTCTATTTCCCGGACACGGCGGCGGGCGCGGCATCAGGCAACGAGGCGGCGGACCCGAAAAGAATGCTGCTGCGCACCCACACCTCGCCGGTGCAGATCCGCTCGATGGTCGAACAGGGCGCGCCGATCCGCCTCATCGCGCCGGGCCGGGTCTATCGCTCGGACAGCGATGCGACCCACACGCCGATGTTCCACCAGGTCGAAGGCCTCGTCATCGACCGCGACATCCATCTCGGCCATCTCAAATGGACGCTCGAGACCTTCTTCAAGGCCTTTTTCGAGCGCGAGGACATCGTCCTGCGCCTGCGTCCGTCCTATTTCCCGTTCACCGAACCCAGCGTCGAGGTCGATGTCGGCTATTCGAATGAAGGCGGCCGCCGGGTCGTCGGCGGACATGGCGACGACGACGGCCATGACTGGATGGAACTGGGCGGCAGCGGCATGGTGAACCCACGCGTGCTCGAATTCGCCGGGATCGATCCGAAGGAATGGCAGGGCTTTGCCTTCGGCCTCGGGATCGACCGGATCGCCATGCTCAAATACGGCATGAACGACCTGCGCGCCTTCTTCGACGGCGATCCGCGCTGGCTGAAGCATTACGGCTTTTCCCCGTTCGACCAGCCGACGCTGTCCGCGGGCGTGGGGGTGCGGCCATGAAGTTCTCGCTGACCTGGCTCAGGGACCATCTCGAAACCGACGCCACTTTGGCCGAGATCACCGAGGCGCTGAACGCGATCGGGCTAGAGGTCGAGGGGGTCGAGGACCCGTCCGAAAAGCTCGCGGGATTTCGCGTCGCGCATGTGCTGACGGCCGAAAAGCACCCCGATGCGGACAAGCTGCAGGTGCTTACCGTCGATGCAGGACCGGACGTCAATGGCGGCAAGCCGCTGCAGGTGGTGTGCGGCGCGCCCAATGCGCGGGCGGGGATGAAGGGCGTGCTGGGGCTGCCGGGCGCGGTCGTGCCCTCGAACGGCATGGAATTGCGCAAGGCCGCGATCCGCGGGGTCGAATCGACCGGCATGATGTGTTCGTTGCGCGAACTCGACATCGGCGAATCGCACGAGGGCATCCTCGAACTGCCCGATGATGCGCCCGCCGGGCATTCCTTCGCCGACTACCAGGGCTCCTCGCCGATCATCGAGGTCGCGGTGACGCCCAACCGGCCCGATTGCATGGGCGTTCACGGCATCGCCCGCGACCTCGCCGCGGCGGGGCTGGGCACGCTGAAGCCGATCGCCGTGCCCGAATTCGCAGCATCCGGCGCCTGTCCGGTCGAAATCCGCACCGACGATGCGCAAGGCTGTCCGG is part of the Erythrobacter litoralis genome and encodes:
- the pheS gene encoding phenylalanine--tRNA ligase subunit alpha, producing MTDLTSRKDEALRLIQGASSLAELDEQRVAALGKKGWVSLELKSLGGMSPEERQEAAPAIQAVRGEIADAIAAKKDALEQAELEAQLASETVDLTLPAPESPRGSIHPVSQVMDELAEIFADLGFAVATGPEIEDDWHNFTALNMDESHPARAMHDTFYFPDTAAGAASGNEAADPKRMLLRTHTSPVQIRSMVEQGAPIRLIAPGRVYRSDSDATHTPMFHQVEGLVIDRDIHLGHLKWTLETFFKAFFEREDIVLRLRPSYFPFTEPSVEVDVGYSNEGGRRVVGGHGDDDGHDWMELGGSGMVNPRVLEFAGIDPKEWQGFAFGLGIDRIAMLKYGMNDLRAFFDGDPRWLKHYGFSPFDQPTLSAGVGVRP